The following coding sequences lie in one Saccharomonospora amisosensis genomic window:
- a CDS encoding nuclear transport factor 2 family protein, with product MYERWLYELWNGDLGELERIARSIVTADFAGHWPGQPSLVTGPDQLADVVRQGRELIEALRFEIEVGPIVQGDLVAARWVGRGRYGGEPVEFHGHDLLRRDGDRFGEYWVIAQDPTAIAGYRPTA from the coding sequence ATGTACGAACGCTGGTTGTACGAGCTGTGGAACGGCGACCTTGGCGAACTGGAGCGGATCGCCCGCTCGATCGTCACCGCCGATTTCGCCGGACACTGGCCGGGACAGCCGAGCCTGGTGACCGGCCCCGATCAGCTCGCCGATGTCGTGCGGCAGGGCAGGGAGCTGATCGAGGCGCTGCGGTTCGAGATCGAGGTCGGGCCGATCGTCCAGGGCGACCTCGTGGCCGCACGCTGGGTGGGCCGGGGCCGCTACGGCGGTGAGCCGGTGGAGTTCCACGGGCACGACCTGCTGCGGCGCGACGGCGACCGGTTCGGCGAGTACTGGGTGATCGCGCAGGACCCGACGGCCATAGCCGGCTATCGACCCACCGCGTAG
- a CDS encoding VOC family protein, which produces MTDPFDAFHALRQPHEPAEPDPVFAAALREALRAAILGGETGGKAMTTAQVQSPARTRSLAPYLAVRDARAAVDFYVEVFGATRLGELIVMADGKVGHAEVAIGDSVLMLAEEFPEVGNVVAPEGGAAVRVEVPDARAAVDRAVELGAEPIGPVEDRGHGVMGRIRDPFGQRWLVAQATGPSPSGGLLAPRHGEAGYFTFTVPDDEAAKRFYGAVLGWRFETGTVPRAWRIEGSGLAEGGLWGGQSYAGWKLMYAVDDLDAATDRVRDHGGEVSSVRREPYGRTADCTDNQGVEFWLWER; this is translated from the coding sequence ATGACTGACCCGTTCGATGCTTTCCATGCCTTGCGACAACCACACGAACCCGCCGAACCCGATCCGGTGTTCGCCGCCGCGCTGCGGGAGGCGTTGCGTGCGGCGATCCTCGGCGGCGAAACAGGAGGTAAAGCTATGACAACCGCACAGGTTCAGTCCCCCGCACGGACGCGCTCGCTCGCCCCTTACCTCGCGGTGCGCGACGCCCGGGCCGCGGTGGACTTCTACGTCGAGGTCTTCGGCGCCACGAGGCTGGGTGAGCTGATCGTGATGGCTGACGGCAAGGTCGGTCACGCGGAAGTGGCCATCGGCGACTCCGTGCTCATGCTCGCCGAGGAGTTCCCCGAGGTCGGCAACGTCGTCGCGCCCGAGGGTGGGGCCGCGGTGCGGGTGGAGGTGCCTGACGCGCGGGCGGCCGTGGACCGAGCTGTGGAGCTGGGTGCTGAACCGATCGGTCCGGTCGAGGACCGCGGACACGGCGTGATGGGCCGCATCCGCGACCCGTTCGGGCAGCGCTGGCTGGTGGCGCAGGCGACGGGGCCGTCCCCCTCCGGGGGTCTCCTTGCCCCCCGCCATGGCGAGGCTGGGTACTTCACATTCACCGTGCCCGACGACGAGGCCGCCAAGCGCTTCTACGGCGCCGTACTCGGGTGGCGGTTCGAAACGGGCACCGTGCCGAGGGCATGGCGGATCGAGGGCAGCGGGCTGGCCGAAGGTGGGCTGTGGGGAGGGCAGTCCTACGCGGGCTGGAAGCTGATGTACGCGGTCGACGATCTGGACGCGGCCACCGACCGGGTGCGCGACCACGGCGGCGAGGTGAGTTCGGTCAGGCGGGAACCCTACGGACGAACGGCCGACTGTACCGACAACCAAGGAGTCGAGTTCTGGCTCTGGGAACGGTGA
- a CDS encoding RNA polymerase sigma factor: MTHPRVRPDPAFALLEVYEQALPEVYGYLLSRCGNRTLAEELTSETFLGAVGACRKQAAPQVSVPWLIGIARHKLVDHWRRREREERALRLVRDASEVGDGVNGADVADPWEAELDALVARQVLAELGAHHRSALTLRYLDGLGVAEVADLLGRTTHATEGLLARARAAFRRQYRRQVGEAGDD; this comes from the coding sequence GTGACGCACCCACGGGTCCGGCCAGATCCGGCGTTCGCGCTGCTCGAGGTGTACGAGCAGGCGTTGCCCGAGGTCTATGGCTATCTGCTGTCGCGTTGCGGTAACCGCACGCTGGCCGAGGAGTTGACGTCGGAAACCTTCCTCGGCGCGGTCGGCGCCTGCCGCAAGCAGGCCGCGCCGCAGGTGAGCGTCCCGTGGTTGATCGGCATCGCGCGACACAAGCTCGTCGACCACTGGCGGCGCCGCGAGCGCGAGGAGCGGGCGTTGCGCCTCGTGCGGGACGCCTCGGAGGTCGGCGACGGCGTGAACGGCGCGGATGTGGCTGACCCGTGGGAGGCCGAACTGGACGCGCTCGTCGCCAGGCAGGTACTGGCCGAGTTGGGAGCACACCACAGGTCGGCACTGACCCTGCGCTACCTGGACGGGCTCGGCGTTGCCGAGGTCGCCGACCTGCTCGGCCGCACAACGCACGCCACCGAGGGGCTGCTGGCCAGGGCGCGCGCCGCGTTCCGGCGGCAGTACCGACGGCAGGTTGGGGAGGCCGGCGATGACTGA
- a CDS encoding molybdopterin oxidoreductase family protein, translating to MPTTHHHSCTLCEATCGITVTVADDRVVGIRGDSDDPVSQGYICPKATALADLHHDPDRLRTPLVRGGADEWFEVSWPAAIELAAAGLRDVRQRHGKHALAVYQGNPTAHNLGLITYGQPFFRALGTRNQYSATSADQLPHMLAALQMFGHQLLMPVPDIDRTDLFVCLGANPAVSNGSIMTAPNVRSRLKRVRRVVVLDPRRTETADLADEHVFIRPGTDALLLLSVVNVLFAEHLVCTGRLTPRLTGLEILRVACRDFTPERTAAVTGVDPARVRALARELATTPRAVVYGRVGLCTQEFGGLAAWLIVVVNALTGRLDEPGGAMFTTPAIDAIPLATVTGNRGSFDSYRSRVRGLPEFGGELPVAALAEEIDTPGEGQIRGLITSAGNPVLSTPNGARLDDALAGLDFMVSIDPYLNETTRHADVILPPTAPLERPHYELALANYSVRNAAKYSPSVLPRGPRQRHDWEIVLELASRVLGGGAAARLLGRLGPEPLLELGLRVGPHGLRKLRGGLSLGKLKQRPHGVDLGPLRRRLPGRLATPGKQVHLAPRVYLNDLPRLRRLLTRQRDDTLVLIGRRHLRSNNSWMHNSERLVKGKPRCTLLVHPDDARERGLADGGSAKLSSAKGTVEVTVEVTDAIMPGVVSLPHGWGHHRTGVLLGVATRQPGVSVNDVTDEHLVDELTGTAALSGVPVHLQV from the coding sequence ATGCCGACCACGCATCACCACAGCTGCACGCTCTGTGAGGCCACCTGCGGCATCACGGTTACCGTGGCCGACGATCGAGTGGTGGGCATCCGGGGCGACTCCGACGACCCGGTCTCTCAGGGATACATCTGCCCCAAGGCCACCGCGCTGGCCGATCTGCACCACGATCCTGACCGGCTACGCACTCCGCTGGTTCGGGGCGGCGCGGACGAGTGGTTCGAGGTGAGCTGGCCTGCCGCCATCGAACTCGCCGCCGCCGGGCTGCGCGACGTCAGGCAGCGGCACGGCAAACACGCGCTCGCCGTGTACCAGGGCAACCCGACCGCTCACAACCTCGGACTCATCACCTACGGGCAGCCGTTCTTCCGTGCGCTGGGGACGCGGAACCAGTACTCGGCCACCTCGGCCGACCAGCTACCACACATGCTGGCCGCGCTACAGATGTTCGGCCACCAGCTACTCATGCCGGTACCCGACATCGACCGTACCGACCTGTTCGTCTGCCTTGGCGCGAACCCGGCCGTGTCGAACGGCAGCATCATGACGGCACCGAACGTGCGTTCCCGGCTCAAGCGTGTGCGCAGGGTCGTGGTGTTGGACCCGAGGCGCACCGAGACCGCCGACCTGGCCGACGAGCACGTGTTCATCCGGCCCGGCACCGACGCGTTGCTGCTGCTTTCGGTGGTCAACGTGCTGTTCGCCGAGCACCTGGTGTGCACGGGCCGGCTGACCCCCCGGTTGACCGGGTTGGAGATCCTGCGAGTGGCCTGCCGGGATTTCACCCCCGAGCGCACCGCCGCTGTCACCGGAGTGGACCCGGCCAGGGTGCGCGCGCTCGCCAGGGAACTGGCCACGACGCCGCGCGCCGTGGTGTACGGCCGCGTCGGGCTGTGCACCCAGGAGTTCGGAGGGCTCGCCGCGTGGCTGATCGTGGTGGTGAACGCGCTGACGGGACGTCTCGACGAACCGGGTGGCGCGATGTTCACCACGCCCGCGATCGATGCCATCCCGCTGGCCACGGTCACCGGGAACCGGGGCAGTTTCGACAGCTACCGCAGCCGGGTGCGCGGGCTGCCCGAGTTCGGCGGCGAACTGCCCGTCGCCGCGCTCGCCGAGGAGATCGACACGCCGGGTGAGGGGCAGATCCGCGGACTCATCACCTCGGCGGGCAACCCGGTGCTGTCCACCCCCAACGGCGCGCGGCTCGACGATGCGCTCGCCGGGCTGGACTTCATGGTGTCGATCGACCCCTACCTCAACGAGACCACCCGGCACGCCGACGTGATCCTGCCGCCGACAGCACCGCTCGAGCGCCCGCACTACGAACTGGCGCTGGCGAACTACTCGGTGCGCAACGCGGCCAAGTACTCGCCATCGGTTCTGCCGCGTGGCCCGCGACAGCGCCACGACTGGGAAATCGTGCTGGAGTTGGCCAGCCGGGTGCTCGGCGGCGGAGCGGCCGCCCGGTTACTCGGTCGCCTCGGCCCCGAACCGCTGCTGGAGCTGGGCCTGCGTGTCGGGCCCCACGGGCTGCGCAAGCTGCGAGGAGGGCTCTCGCTTGGCAAGCTCAAGCAGCGGCCGCACGGGGTTGACCTCGGTCCGCTGCGGCGCAGGTTGCCAGGCAGGCTCGCGACACCGGGCAAGCAGGTGCATCTCGCACCGCGTGTCTATCTCAACGACCTGCCGAGGTTGCGCAGGCTGCTGACGCGGCAGCGGGACGACACACTCGTGCTGATCGGCAGGCGCCACCTGCGCAGCAACAACTCCTGGATGCACAACAGCGAACGACTCGTGAAGGGCAAACCCCGCTGCACGCTGCTGGTCCACCCCGATGACGCGCGAGAGCGCGGGCTCGCAGACGGTGGCAGCGCCAAGCTGTCGTCGGCGAAGGGCACCGTCGAGGTGACCGTCGAGGTGACCGACGCGATCATGCCGGGCGTGGTGAGCCTGCCGCACGGTTGGGGGCACCACCGCACCGGTGTCCTGCTGGGGGTGGCTACGAGGCAACCAGGGGTGAGCGTCAACGACGTCACCGACGAGCACCTGGTGGATGAGCTCACCGGCACCGCGGCGCTTTCCGGTGTCCCGGTGCACCTACAGGTCTGA
- a CDS encoding MFS transporter, with the protein MSTLWYQSRGRRIVVAVTSPTTSPTSPPTEHGSTLTTAGLLTLLLGAALPLVDFFIVNVALPAIGADLGANTATLELVIAGYGVTYAVLLVPGGRLGDAYGRKRLFKIGLAAFTVTSLGCGLAANIEVLVAARVAQAAAAALLLPQVLSVIQASTYGEHRSRAMGRYGANAGLSMIAGQLLGGVLVAADIAGLGWRPIFLVNVPIGLLGLLATRSVPESRSRDPLRVDLAGTALLGAALLCLLIPLTEGRALGWPAWTPASLAAVPLLLVALAVTQRRAERSGRVPLLPPTVLRVPSMRRGLAVTSVFFTGFGAFMFVCAVTLQEGLGFGPLGAGLALAPLAFGFFAASLASTRLVSRFGQAVAPAGFMIQLAGLLLLLAVVLPGWPGVTVLYLLPATLLCGVGQGLAVTTLFRLVLSGVPADSAGLGSGVLATTQQAALALGVGTLGSLFAEIAVSVGLREAFGLVIGLQAVLTVLVTVLGRALPDPRGGQEEAASDL; encoded by the coding sequence ATGAGCACGCTCTGGTACCAGTCTCGCGGCAGGCGAATCGTCGTAGCCGTGACCTCACCGACCACCTCACCGACCAGCCCGCCCACCGAGCACGGGTCCACGCTGACCACCGCGGGACTGCTCACGCTGCTGCTCGGCGCGGCGCTGCCACTTGTCGACTTCTTCATCGTCAACGTCGCCCTGCCCGCCATCGGTGCCGACCTGGGTGCGAACACGGCGACGCTGGAGTTGGTGATCGCGGGTTACGGCGTGACCTACGCGGTGCTGCTCGTGCCGGGCGGCCGGCTCGGCGACGCGTACGGCCGCAAGCGCCTGTTCAAGATCGGCCTTGCCGCCTTCACCGTCACCTCACTCGGCTGCGGGCTCGCCGCGAACATCGAGGTACTGGTGGCCGCGAGGGTGGCGCAGGCAGCGGCGGCGGCGCTACTGCTGCCTCAGGTGCTGTCCGTGATCCAGGCCAGCACCTACGGCGAGCACAGGTCGAGGGCGATGGGCCGCTACGGCGCCAACGCGGGCCTTTCCATGATCGCGGGCCAACTACTGGGCGGTGTACTTGTCGCAGCCGATATCGCCGGGCTCGGCTGGCGGCCGATCTTCCTGGTCAACGTGCCGATCGGGCTACTCGGCCTGCTTGCGACCCGGTCGGTGCCGGAAAGCCGCTCGCGCGATCCGCTCAGGGTGGATCTCGCGGGTACCGCACTGCTCGGCGCTGCGCTGTTGTGCCTGCTCATACCGCTAACCGAGGGCCGCGCGCTCGGCTGGCCCGCCTGGACGCCGGCTTCACTGGCCGCGGTGCCGCTGCTACTGGTTGCGCTGGCGGTGACACAGCGACGAGCCGAACGGTCCGGCCGGGTGCCGCTGCTGCCTCCCACCGTCCTGCGCGTACCGAGTATGCGTCGCGGGCTGGCTGTCACCTCGGTGTTCTTCACCGGGTTCGGCGCCTTTATGTTCGTGTGCGCGGTGACCCTGCAGGAGGGGCTCGGCTTCGGCCCGCTGGGCGCGGGATTGGCGCTGGCACCGCTGGCCTTCGGGTTCTTCGCGGCTTCACTGGCGAGCACGAGGCTGGTGAGCAGGTTCGGGCAGGCAGTGGCACCCGCGGGGTTCATGATTCAGCTCGCCGGGCTACTCCTGCTGCTTGCCGTGGTACTGCCCGGCTGGCCCGGCGTGACCGTGCTCTACCTACTGCCCGCGACATTGCTGTGCGGCGTGGGGCAGGGGCTGGCTGTGACGACGCTGTTTCGGCTGGTGCTCTCTGGCGTGCCCGCCGACAGCGCAGGTCTGGGCAGCGGAGTGCTGGCCACCACGCAGCAGGCGGCGCTCGCGCTCGGCGTGGGCACGCTGGGCAGCCTGTTCGCCGAGATCGCCGTGAGCGTCGGGCTCCGAGAGGCGTTCGGCCTCGTCATCGGACTCCAGGCGGTGCTCACCGTGCTGGTGACCGTGCTGGGCCGGGCCCTGCCCGACCCGCGCGGCGGCCAGGAGGAAGCCGCCTCAGACCTGTAG
- a CDS encoding helix-turn-helix transcriptional regulator, whose product MSTVADLDSGPDAVRRRELASFLRSRRERITPDQVGLPHTRRRRTPGLRREEVAQLAGVGVTWYTWLEQGRDIRASDGVLDAIARTLRLDPHESAHLFTLAGIPARPAVRDRDAIPAGVHALLAKLEPYPVVVQNARTDILAHNRAYEWLLGVDELPFEERNLLLQCFAKRRWRSRMPDWEQNKARTVAEFRSAMAGHVAEPSWKSLVNRLRGESAEFEALWTEHDVRPPVNWTKRFLHPDAGLLCFDATYLWLSRTPEIRMTTYTPSNEQTEAKLPTPS is encoded by the coding sequence GTGAGCACGGTCGCCGACCTCGATTCCGGACCCGACGCGGTGCGACGCCGTGAGCTGGCCTCGTTCCTGCGCAGCAGGCGGGAGCGGATCACTCCCGACCAGGTGGGACTGCCGCACACGCGGCGCAGGCGAACCCCTGGCCTGCGCCGCGAAGAGGTCGCGCAGCTCGCCGGGGTCGGTGTCACCTGGTACACGTGGCTGGAGCAGGGACGCGACATCAGGGCTTCGGACGGCGTGCTCGACGCGATCGCCAGAACACTGCGGTTGGACCCCCATGAGTCCGCACACCTGTTCACCCTGGCGGGCATTCCGGCGAGACCGGCGGTGCGGGACCGCGACGCGATCCCGGCTGGCGTCCACGCACTGCTGGCGAAGCTGGAACCGTATCCCGTCGTGGTGCAGAACGCTCGCACCGACATCCTCGCCCACAACCGGGCGTACGAGTGGTTGCTCGGCGTGGACGAACTGCCGTTCGAGGAACGCAACCTGCTGTTGCAGTGCTTCGCCAAACGCAGGTGGCGTTCCAGAATGCCGGACTGGGAGCAGAACAAGGCCAGGACCGTCGCCGAGTTCCGCTCGGCCATGGCAGGACACGTCGCGGAGCCGAGCTGGAAATCGTTGGTCAATCGACTGCGTGGCGAATCGGCCGAGTTCGAGGCGCTGTGGACGGAACACGACGTGCGGCCACCGGTGAATTGGACCAAGCGCTTCCTGCACCCCGACGCGGGCCTGCTGTGCTTTGACGCCACCTACCTGTGGCTCAGCCGTACACCCGAGATCAGGATGACCACCTACACGCCCTCGAACGAGCAGACCGAGGCCAAGCTGCCCACTCCCTCCTGA
- a CDS encoding acyltransferase family protein, producing MSRGWHGRHQGVVRLGVQTTPDSPGSPEKTRIAFIDIGRSIAALLVFYTHIPGPWVRAKGEHAPVIDFIETFTSEPMHMAKQGIGQLSVPFFFLVSGFVVTPIALRQGHRRFAINRFIRVYLPLGFVLLLTSLALWAQLEPQSTGQSQELTPWTMFTNWMLVNYLLYPQVVLMPVAWTMIIEVLFYAILFVLLPVLRRSVWLTIAIELTFVFVVLMSRSALNESYSLFAVNVSYLPIMIIGQTIWAVTTKRIPLWVGGVFGALAWMLYVLADIIDVGRIDDSYNLALAFAVACFLLGMFAEPKLKQRRIWTELSERSYSLYLLHALVLFVVLGLLRPAVPFAIALPITIVCTFAVVEVSYRFVERPSHSLARKLSRLGARSKDRSGQGQDAKSSSESVDVGSAQALANEITLELPRIEPAPRRPPRQQAQQPGQRPRRPVRRQPGQQQGEPQREQRRPPAPPQRSVPRAQTPSAQPGQPSSVQPSGRRPVQPPPRSGGATPRRVAREGEIGRVGQSPPPPRRR from the coding sequence GTGTCGCGAGGGTGGCACGGCAGGCATCAGGGGGTGGTCAGGCTGGGGGTACAGACCACGCCGGATTCCCCGGGCTCCCCGGAGAAGACGCGGATCGCATTCATCGACATCGGCAGGTCCATCGCGGCGCTGCTGGTGTTCTACACCCATATCCCCGGCCCGTGGGTGCGTGCCAAGGGTGAGCATGCGCCGGTCATCGACTTCATCGAGACGTTCACCAGCGAACCGATGCACATGGCCAAGCAGGGCATCGGGCAGCTCTCGGTTCCGTTCTTCTTCCTCGTCAGCGGGTTCGTGGTGACGCCGATCGCGCTGCGGCAGGGGCATCGCCGGTTCGCGATCAACCGGTTCATCCGGGTCTACCTTCCGCTCGGCTTCGTGCTGCTGCTCACCTCCCTGGCGTTGTGGGCGCAGCTGGAACCGCAGTCGACGGGCCAGTCACAGGAGCTGACCCCGTGGACGATGTTCACGAACTGGATGCTGGTCAACTACCTGCTCTACCCGCAGGTGGTGCTCATGCCCGTGGCCTGGACCATGATCATCGAGGTCCTGTTCTACGCCATTCTGTTCGTGCTGTTGCCTGTGCTGCGGCGCTCGGTGTGGCTGACGATCGCGATCGAGTTGACGTTCGTGTTCGTGGTGCTGATGAGCAGGAGCGCGCTGAACGAGTCGTACTCGCTGTTCGCCGTGAACGTCTCCTACCTGCCCATCATGATCATCGGGCAGACGATCTGGGCGGTGACGACGAAACGGATCCCGCTGTGGGTGGGCGGCGTCTTCGGGGCGCTGGCGTGGATGCTTTACGTGCTGGCCGACATCATCGACGTCGGCCGCATCGACGACTCCTACAACCTGGCGCTGGCCTTCGCGGTGGCATGCTTCTTGCTCGGCATGTTCGCAGAGCCGAAGCTGAAGCAGCGGCGCATCTGGACCGAACTGTCCGAGCGCAGCTACTCGCTGTACCTGCTGCACGCCCTCGTGCTGTTCGTTGTGCTCGGGCTGTTGCGTCCCGCCGTGCCGTTCGCCATCGCACTGCCCATCACCATCGTGTGCACCTTCGCCGTTGTGGAGGTGAGTTACCGCTTCGTCGAGCGGCCCAGCCACTCGTTGGCGAGGAAACTTTCGCGTCTCGGCGCGCGGTCAAAGGACCGCTCTGGGCAGGGGCAGGACGCGAAGTCGTCCTCGGAATCCGTGGATGTAGGTTCGGCACAGGCGCTGGCCAACGAGATCACCCTCGAACTGCCAAGGATCGAGCCCGCGCCTCGCCGCCCGCCCCGGCAGCAGGCCCAGCAACCCGGTCAGCGGCCACGCCGACCTGTACGCAGGCAGCCCGGTCAGCAACAGGGTGAGCCGCAGCGTGAGCAACGTCGCCCGCCCGCGCCACCACAACGCTCCGTGCCGCGAGCGCAAACCCCCTCGGCACAGCCAGGCCAGCCGTCCTCGGTGCAGCCGAGTGGGCGGCGACCGGTCCAGCCGCCGCCCAGAAGTGGCGGTGCCACTCCTCGCCGCGTCGCACGGGAGGGCGAGATCGGCCGCGTCGGCCAGTCGCCTCCCCCACCTCGCAGGCGCTAG